The genomic interval AGATGTATTCTTTGCCGATCTCCGCGACGAACAGATTTGGGCAACCGAGCGCCTCCAGCTGGGCGATGACGGTGGCCCGAAGTTGCGGCTTTATATGAACGGCGAAGACTGCGGCGTTGCGCTTGAGCTTGGTGAGTTCCCGTTTCAGGCTCTGCGGAGTCAGGTGTTTAGACGCGGCCGCCAGGTCTTCGAGTTCGTTGGGATAGGAAACGTCAACGAAAATGGCCGCGAGGTTCTCGGCGCTATTACTAGCTTCCCAAATCTCATCGGTGCAATAGGTGTCCGACGTGATCGTCACGGTTGCGCGGTCATCGCTTATGATAAAACCCACAGTCGGCACGACGTGATTGGTCGGGATCGGGCGGATGCGAAGGCCTTCGACCGTATAGGTCTGCCGCACCTGAAGCGAACGAAATTGAAGCGACGGTCCATTCCCGTTCCTCAGGGCAATCCGGGTGAAATCGGGCCAGATCTCGTCGTTGAAAATGTTACGCCGAAGCGTCTCGATCACTTCATCGGTGGCCCATACGGTGATGGGCTCGGCGAGCAGAGGATACACCTCTGCCACGAGAACGGGCAGCGAGGCGGTGTGATCGCTGTGACTGTGGCTGATGAAGATGTTTTTGACCGCCAGTTGCTCGGCGGGAGAGAGAGCGAAACCGATGCTGCCCGCATCAATGGCCGTCGAATCGTTGATGAGATACGTCGTCAAGGATTGAAGACGATTCGGATCGCTACAGTTACTGGGCAAAAGTTTGAGTCTCATGATGACTGGTTCAGGGTCTGGCGCCGGAGCCGATGAGTCATCGCCGCGAATCATCGTTCGGGATTTCGCGGGAACTTGAGATATGGCAGGCGACTTCCGCGAAGGATGATCTGATCGGCTCGAATCTCCGGTGGCGCTTCAAAGCCTCGCGCCCCGGCAGCAGCGACGTAATCATCCTGCTCCACGCCATCGCCGCTGATGCCGAGGCCACCGGCGAGCT from Blastocatellia bacterium carries:
- a CDS encoding 3',5'-cyclic-nucleotide phosphodiesterase; the encoded protein is MRLKLLPSNCSDPNRLQSLTTYLINDSTAIDAGSIGFALSPAEQLAVKNIFISHSHSDHTASLPVLVAEVYPLLAEPITVWATDEVIETLRRNIFNDEIWPDFTRIALRNGNGPSLQFRSLQVRQTYTVEGLRIRPIPTNHVVPTVGFIISDDRATVTITSDTYCTDEIWEASNSAENLAAIFVDVSYPNELEDLAAASKHLTPQSLKRELTKLKRNAAVFAVHIKPQLRATVIAQLEALGCPNLFVAEIGKEYIFE